In Acidobacteriota bacterium, one DNA window encodes the following:
- a CDS encoding SpoIIE family protein phosphatase: MMQVAEKSQRRGWRPPSGLEGAVFWLAAWFCLLLLLRLIPGSIGGFFSIIQILVGIALAAVAIPLLVRIVRRHMLWSLRNKLVVTYLLIGLAPVVLFVTLVMISAYIAAGQFAIHLADSRIQEELVQMSNDNSHRVGVVAQFIQGRPIPPQVLAGAEQTASAARPRLPHVASAYVNGAPVELGMPVRGKTPLGLPPWAAELKGGQFQGLVLDGGELYLTVVNQQRLNDGKLLSLVSSLIVDSKMMDVVASGLGRAQLRPEDRLGSNDSGQSAQESQGQAKNTIRLRARDRTPRHSAPIIGGTQSDPVNLADIQVNFLSTLEVTDWDTGEHDNIPIKVDSRPSRLYNQLFGSSLGGIVTSAYRVGLIVLCVLFGVIELLALIMAIRLSRTMTASVADLYSATQKIDKGDFDHRIGVTREDQLADLSRSFNKMTGSLQRLMQEQKEKERLQNEITIAQEVQANLFPRQIRSLPTLELHGVCRPARSVSGDYYDFLIFHEEAHNGIASRRETGVGIAIGDISGKGISAALLMATLHSAVRAYRFASEELVFSESPVAGLLASRDERGGDCDELFQSPGRILSLLNRHLYRSTQPEKYATLFLAHYDAATAMLTYSNAGQLPPLVLGRDNVVRRLDRGGTVVGLMDGMSYEEDRFQMRSGDILVAYSDGVTEPENDFGEFGEERMMEVVSRYRDQPLHIISNQVMLALDAWIGAEEQPDDITLVLARQA, from the coding sequence ATGATGCAGGTCGCTGAAAAATCGCAACGACGGGGCTGGCGCCCCCCTTCGGGACTGGAAGGGGCGGTCTTCTGGCTGGCTGCATGGTTTTGCCTGTTACTCTTGCTGCGCCTGATTCCCGGCTCCATCGGCGGGTTTTTCAGCATCATTCAGATTCTGGTCGGCATTGCGCTGGCGGCAGTGGCCATCCCGTTGCTTGTGCGCATCGTCCGCCGCCACATGCTGTGGAGCCTGCGCAACAAGCTGGTCGTCACCTATCTGCTGATTGGTCTGGCTCCCGTGGTGCTGTTCGTCACCCTGGTGATGATCTCCGCATATATTGCTGCCGGCCAGTTTGCGATCCATCTTGCCGACTCCCGCATACAGGAGGAGTTGGTGCAGATGAGCAACGACAACTCCCATCGTGTCGGCGTGGTAGCGCAGTTTATTCAGGGGCGGCCGATTCCGCCTCAGGTGCTGGCGGGCGCTGAGCAGACAGCAAGCGCCGCCCGGCCCCGGTTGCCGCATGTGGCCTCCGCCTACGTGAACGGAGCTCCTGTCGAACTGGGAATGCCAGTGCGTGGCAAGACCCCCCTGGGACTTCCACCATGGGCCGCTGAATTGAAGGGCGGACAGTTCCAGGGACTTGTGCTCGATGGTGGTGAGCTCTACCTTACGGTCGTCAATCAGCAGCGGTTGAATGATGGCAAGTTACTGAGCCTGGTCTCAAGCCTGATCGTCGACAGCAAGATGATGGACGTGGTCGCCAGCGGCCTGGGCAGGGCCCAATTGCGTCCTGAGGACAGGCTGGGCAGCAACGACTCTGGCCAGAGCGCCCAGGAAAGTCAGGGACAGGCGAAAAACACAATCAGGCTGCGCGCGCGGGACAGGACTCCCAGGCACTCCGCCCCGATCATCGGCGGAACGCAATCCGACCCGGTCAACCTTGCCGACATCCAGGTCAACTTTCTCTCCACCCTCGAGGTGACGGACTGGGACACGGGGGAGCATGACAATATCCCGATCAAGGTCGATTCCCGGCCATCGCGCCTCTACAACCAGCTCTTTGGTTCTTCGCTTGGCGGCATCGTTACCAGCGCGTATCGTGTCGGCCTGATCGTCCTCTGCGTTCTCTTTGGGGTGATCGAGCTGCTGGCGCTGATTATGGCCATACGTCTCAGCCGGACCATGACTGCGTCGGTTGCCGATCTCTACTCGGCCACGCAGAAGATCGACAAAGGCGACTTCGACCACCGCATTGGCGTGACGCGCGAAGACCAGCTCGCGGACCTGAGCCGCTCTTTTAATAAGATGACGGGTTCGCTTCAGCGGCTGATGCAGGAGCAAAAGGAAAAGGAGCGCCTTCAGAACGAGATCACGATCGCCCAGGAGGTGCAGGCCAACCTATTTCCCCGTCAGATCAGGAGCCTGCCGACGCTCGAGCTGCACGGCGTCTGCCGCCCTGCCCGCTCCGTCTCGGGCGACTACTATGACTTCCTCATCTTCCACGAAGAGGCGCACAACGGCATTGCCAGCCGGCGCGAGACGGGGGTAGGCATCGCTATCGGCGACATCAGTGGCAAGGGCATCTCCGCAGCATTGCTGATGGCGACATTGCATTCCGCCGTGCGCGCCTATCGCTTTGCCAGCGAGGAGCTGGTCTTCAGCGAATCTCCAGTGGCCGGACTGCTGGCAAGCCGCGATGAGCGTGGTGGAGATTGCGACGAACTCTTTCAGTCGCCGGGCAGGATTCTTTCGCTGCTCAATCGTCACCTCTACCGCAGCACTCAGCCGGAGAAGTACGCTACGCTCTTCCTCGCCCACTACGATGCGGCAACGGCAATGCTGACCTACTCCAACGCAGGCCAGCTCCCTCCGCTGGTGTTAGGAAGAGACAACGTCGTCCGCAGGCTCGACCGGGGCGGCACCGTCGTCGGCCTGATGGACGGCATGAGCTATGAGGAAGACAGGTTCCAGATGCGCTCAGGCGACATTCTCGTGGCCTACTCCGACGGGGTCACCGAGCCTGAAAACGACTTCGGCGAGTTCGGTGAGGAGCGCATGATGGAAGTTGTCTCCCGGTATCGCGACCAGCCGCTACACATCATCTCCAACCAGGTCATGCTGGCGCTCGATGCCTGGATCGGCGCAGAGGAACAGCCCGACGACATTACCCTGGTTCTCGCGCGTCAGGCCTGA
- a CDS encoding YncE family protein: protein MVALLSGCRRSGFPDVPAGYREFAYITNGTSNTVTVLDLVQLRLDRTLRVGDEPSGIAANPRRNEVYAVNTKSGTVTVIDASNNSVVSTIGVHRLPYAISVDAQGGRAYVANSGSNSVSVIDLDRRREIAAAGTGEQPGLARISPDMRSLVVSNRGSGSVSVYDVEPYTTTYIAPGGQGSPEAPLPAPAPHHESTTASPLRFRAAFPGCPGATDIAILPDSSKAFVACSGGHQVMAISLAAEPSSWAARQSANALKDHLLTMLDVGATPVHLAMKPDGGEIFVSNFGDDSISEISTWTNEVGGTYTIGSKPTHGIVSHDNSTLWVSDFGSDLVSVYSIDDGQLVTTIHTGSAPDALAFSADEHVLLAADAHSGDVAVIRTQGRQGAALFTILPAGGSPNAIAVKSYTVR, encoded by the coding sequence CTGGTGGCCCTGCTCTCCGGGTGCCGGCGCAGCGGCTTCCCCGACGTTCCCGCCGGTTACCGCGAATTCGCATACATCACCAATGGGACCTCCAACACAGTCACCGTCCTTGACCTGGTACAGCTTCGCCTCGACCGTACCCTGCGGGTGGGCGACGAACCTTCGGGAATCGCTGCAAACCCCAGACGCAACGAGGTTTACGCGGTCAACACGAAGTCCGGAACGGTGACTGTGATCGACGCTTCGAACAATTCGGTCGTCTCAACCATCGGGGTCCATCGCCTGCCTTACGCCATCAGCGTCGACGCCCAGGGGGGGAGGGCCTACGTCGCCAACTCCGGCTCCAACTCGGTCAGTGTGATCGACCTCGACCGCAGACGCGAGATCGCGGCAGCCGGTACGGGGGAGCAGCCCGGCCTGGCCCGTATCTCGCCGGACATGCGTTCGCTCGTTGTCTCGAACCGTGGGTCGGGTAGCGTCTCCGTCTATGACGTCGAGCCGTATACAACCACATACATCGCTCCAGGTGGCCAGGGATCGCCGGAGGCCCCACTGCCTGCCCCCGCCCCCCACCATGAGTCCACTACGGCCTCACCCCTGCGCTTTCGTGCTGCCTTCCCGGGGTGCCCAGGGGCGACGGACATTGCCATCCTGCCGGACTCCTCAAAGGCGTTTGTCGCATGTTCGGGTGGGCACCAGGTAATGGCGATCAGCCTCGCAGCTGAGCCGTCGTCGTGGGCTGCCCGGCAGAGTGCCAATGCGCTTAAAGACCATCTGCTGACGATGCTGGACGTCGGTGCGACCCCTGTCCATCTGGCCATGAAACCGGACGGGGGGGAGATCTTCGTCTCCAACTTCGGCGACGACTCCATCTCCGAGATCTCGACCTGGACCAATGAGGTGGGCGGAACCTACACCATCGGCAGCAAGCCGACGCATGGGATCGTCAGCCACGACAACTCCACCCTATGGGTTTCGGACTTCGGCTCCGACCTGGTGAGTGTGTACAGCATCGACGATGGTCAGCTTGTCACCACCATCCACACCGGCTCGGCCCCGGACGCGCTTGCCTTCTCCGCCGACGAGCATGTGCTGCTGGCTGCCGACGCTCATTCCGGCGATGTCGCGGTGATCCGTACCCAGGGACGCCAGGGAGCGGCGCTGTTTACGATTCTGCCCGCCGGAGGAAGCCCCAACGCCATCGCGGTCAAGTCATACACGGTTCGATAA
- the ccsA gene encoding cytochrome c biogenesis protein CcsA, with the protein MDRSSITRATAWLWLAATVVVLVIGFRQAIFVAPMEATMGNLQRIFYYHLPHAVLGCVFPYVNVIASLAFLYWRRRDPLKALTADALAVAAAEITVLYVGIGLGTGMLWGKPAWGIWWAWDARLTTYLILWLLYVSYILLRRYSPTGQTPTLAAVLSVFAAIDVPITFMSIRWWRTQHPAPVFGGDGSLDPSFYAATLWNVAGWAMWGIFILAFRFALERRRQLAEQEAALLAIEASLETPQ; encoded by the coding sequence GTGGACCGCTCTTCCATCACTCGCGCGACAGCATGGCTTTGGCTGGCAGCTACCGTCGTAGTACTCGTCATCGGCTTCCGGCAGGCTATCTTCGTGGCCCCGATGGAAGCGACGATGGGCAATCTCCAGCGCATCTTCTACTACCACCTGCCACATGCTGTTCTCGGCTGTGTCTTCCCTTACGTCAACGTCATCGCTTCGCTTGCTTTTTTGTACTGGCGACGGAGAGATCCCCTGAAAGCCCTTACCGCCGATGCGTTGGCAGTGGCTGCTGCCGAGATTACCGTGCTCTACGTAGGAATCGGTCTTGGCACAGGAATGCTCTGGGGCAAGCCTGCGTGGGGAATATGGTGGGCATGGGACGCCCGGCTGACCACATACCTCATCCTGTGGCTGCTTTACGTCAGCTACATCCTGCTGAGGCGCTATTCGCCTACGGGGCAGACCCCCACCCTTGCCGCAGTTCTCTCGGTCTTTGCCGCCATCGACGTCCCCATTACCTTTATGTCGATCCGGTGGTGGAGAACCCAGCATCCCGCTCCTGTCTTCGGCGGCGACGGCAGTCTCGATCCGAGCTTTTACGCGGCAACCCTCTGGAACGTTGCCGGATGGGCGATGTGGGGAATCTTCATTCTTGCCTTCCGCTTTGCGCTGGAGCGCCGACGTCAACTCGCCGAGCAGGAAGCAGCGCTGCTGGCCATCGAAGCCTCGCTTGAGACGCCACAGTAA